In one window of Mauremys reevesii isolate NIE-2019 linkage group 22, ASM1616193v1, whole genome shotgun sequence DNA:
- the TMEM150B gene encoding modulator of macroautophagy TMEM150B isoform X1: protein MWGWALLPVLLAIWGTVGFWVVYAMSVANGSVNVTVGFPYISTCGSDPPQSCIFSQVLNVGAFLVVWISCLRFQQVRDWGGPCALNAAGLCLGLLCALGASVVGNFQQSNQLETHLFGAFLAFVVGVVYFWVQAALTNRVKPQRGGRWIGPTRFCLSAGSTALLVAMFALHGLGLRSEAAACEWTLALTLFLLFGLFAVDFRHIESCSLRLQRQAPAPALELGAASTQSLAP from the exons AtgtggggctgggccctgctccccgtcctgctggcCATCTGGGGCACCGTGGGCTTCTGGGTGGT aTACGCCATGTCCGTGGCCAACGGGTCTGTGAACGTCACAGTCGGGTTCCCGTATATCAG caCCTGCGGCTCCGACCCTCCCCAGAGCTGCATCTTCAGTCAAGTGCTGAACGTGGGGGCGTTTCTGG tcgTCTGGATCAGCTGCCTGAGGTTCCAGCAGGTTCGGGACTGGGGGGGTCCCTGTGCCCTGAACGCGGCCGGCCTCTGCCTGGGGCTGCTCTGCGCCCTGGGAGCCTCCGTCGTGGGCAACTTCCAG caaAGTAACCAGCTGGAGACTCACTTGTTTGGGGCGTTTCTGGCCTTCGTCGTGGGCGTCGTTTACTTCTGGGTCCAGGCGGCGCTGACCAATCGGGTGAAGCCGCAGCGCGGCGGGCGCTGGATCGGACCAACCCGGTTCTGTCTCAGCGCCGGCAGCACGGCCCTGCTCGTGGCCA TGTTCGCTCTGCACGGGCTGGGGCTGCGGTCGGAAGCCGCCGCCTGCGAATGGACCTTGGCCCTgaccctcttcctcctcttcggCCTCTTCGCCGTGGATTTCCGGCACATCGAGTCCTGCTCCCTGCGGCTGCAGCGCCAGGCACCTGCCCCCGCCCTGGAGCTGGGCGCCGCCTCCACGCAGAGCCTGGCGCCctag
- the TMEM150B gene encoding modulator of macroautophagy TMEM150B isoform X2, with the protein MWGWALLPVLLAIWGTVGFWVVYAMSVANGSVNVTVGFPYISTCGSDPPQSCIFSQVLNVGAFLVVWISCLRFQQVRDWGGPCALNAAGLCLGLLCALGASVVGNFQQSNQLETHLFGAFLAFVVGVVYFWVQAALTNRVKPQRGGRWIGPTRFCLSAGSTALLVARLGLRSEAAACEWTLALTLFLLFGLFAVDFRHIESCSLRLQRQAPAPALELGAASTQSLAP; encoded by the exons AtgtggggctgggccctgctccccgtcctgctggcCATCTGGGGCACCGTGGGCTTCTGGGTGGT aTACGCCATGTCCGTGGCCAACGGGTCTGTGAACGTCACAGTCGGGTTCCCGTATATCAG caCCTGCGGCTCCGACCCTCCCCAGAGCTGCATCTTCAGTCAAGTGCTGAACGTGGGGGCGTTTCTGG tcgTCTGGATCAGCTGCCTGAGGTTCCAGCAGGTTCGGGACTGGGGGGGTCCCTGTGCCCTGAACGCGGCCGGCCTCTGCCTGGGGCTGCTCTGCGCCCTGGGAGCCTCCGTCGTGGGCAACTTCCAG caaAGTAACCAGCTGGAGACTCACTTGTTTGGGGCGTTTCTGGCCTTCGTCGTGGGCGTCGTTTACTTCTGGGTCCAGGCGGCGCTGACCAATCGGGTGAAGCCGCAGCGCGGCGGGCGCTGGATCGGACCAACCCGGTTCTGTCTCAGCGCCGGCAGCACGGCCCTGCTCGTGGCCA GGCTGGGGCTGCGGTCGGAAGCCGCCGCCTGCGAATGGACCTTGGCCCTgaccctcttcctcctcttcggCCTCTTCGCCGTGGATTTCCGGCACATCGAGTCCTGCTCCCTGCGGCTGCAGCGCCAGGCACCTGCCCCCGCCCTGGAGCTGGGCGCCGCCTCCACGCAGAGCCTGGCGCCctag